A DNA window from Eikenella exigua contains the following coding sequences:
- a CDS encoding ParB/RepB/Spo0J family partition protein encodes MAKPKSGLGGRGLDSLLAGAVGDSSGDRLTSVPVRDIKPGRYQPRSQMDDEGLQELADSIKAQGVIQPVIVREHGLSQYELIAGERRWRASQLAGLVEIPVVIKSIGDEAALAMGLIENIQRENLNPIEEAQGLKRLVDEFGLTHETVAKAVGRSRSAVSNSLRLLALPEPVQEMLFLRQLEMGHARALLSLPVMEQLSLAQKAVKNGWSVREVERRSQLAQQAPQEKKSKIVSPDIRYLNEALTEKLGVRAEVQTANHKRGKVVLHFDSPETFARLMQQLDVKLPG; translated from the coding sequence ATGGCAAAACCGAAAAGCGGCCTCGGCGGCCGGGGCTTGGATTCTTTGTTGGCCGGCGCGGTGGGCGACAGCAGCGGCGACAGGCTGACCAGTGTGCCGGTACGCGACATCAAGCCGGGGCGCTATCAGCCACGTTCGCAAATGGATGATGAAGGCTTGCAGGAGCTGGCCGATTCGATTAAGGCGCAGGGCGTTATCCAGCCGGTTATCGTGCGTGAGCACGGCCTGTCTCAATACGAGCTGATTGCCGGCGAGCGCCGTTGGCGCGCCAGCCAGCTGGCGGGATTGGTCGAAATTCCGGTGGTAATTAAGAGCATCGGCGATGAAGCGGCGCTGGCGATGGGTTTGATTGAAAATATCCAGCGCGAAAATCTTAATCCGATCGAAGAGGCGCAGGGTTTGAAGCGTTTGGTGGATGAATTCGGCCTCACGCACGAAACCGTGGCCAAGGCAGTAGGTCGCAGCCGCAGTGCGGTGTCGAACAGCCTGCGCCTGTTGGCTTTGCCCGAACCGGTGCAGGAAATGCTGTTTTTACGCCAGCTGGAAATGGGGCACGCACGGGCCTTGTTGTCGCTGCCGGTGATGGAGCAGCTTTCCTTGGCGCAGAAGGCGGTGAAAAATGGTTGGTCGGTGCGTGAGGTGGAGCGGCGCAGCCAGCTGGCACAACAGGCACCACAGGAGAAAAAATCGAAAATCGTCAGCCCGGATATACGCTACCTGAACGAGGCGCTTACGGAAAAATTGGGTGTGCGCGCGGAAGTGCAAACTGCCAACCACAAACGCGGTAAGGTGGTGTTGCATTTCGACAGCCCGGAAACCTTTGCACGGTTGATGCAGCAGCTGGATGTGAAGTTGCCTGGTTGA
- a CDS encoding GNAT family N-acetyltransferase: MSLITHLRPARIQDCEHIYNAHQYAVRYTCARNYSEAVLQAWLALLSPDSYLDTLEDERKLLWVIEFKHHIQGFFQLNLQESQLDALYVHPFVQRQGLGTALLGRAEELAYQHGLGMLKLYASLNSEQFYLLNGYRPLGEAVLPLNQEIGIECRLMRKLLTDR; encoded by the coding sequence ATGAGCCTGATTACCCACCTGCGTCCGGCACGCATCCAAGATTGCGAACACATCTACAACGCCCACCAATACGCCGTGCGCTACACCTGCGCCCGCAACTACAGCGAAGCCGTGCTGCAAGCCTGGCTTGCCCTGCTCAGCCCCGACAGCTACCTCGATACCCTCGAAGACGAACGCAAGCTCTTGTGGGTGATCGAATTTAAGCACCATATCCAAGGCTTTTTCCAGCTTAATCTGCAAGAGTCCCAGCTCGATGCGCTGTATGTGCACCCCTTCGTGCAGCGCCAAGGCCTCGGCACTGCCCTGCTCGGCCGCGCCGAAGAGCTGGCCTACCAACACGGGCTGGGCATGCTCAAGCTCTACGCCTCGCTCAATTCCGAACAGTTTTACCTGCTCAACGGCTACCGCCCGCTGGGCGAAGCCGTGCTGCCGCTCAACCAGGAAATCGGCATCGAATGCCGGCTGATGCGCAAACTGCTCACCGACCGTTGA
- the trmA gene encoding tRNA (uridine(54)-C5)-methyltransferase TrmA, with protein sequence MTQPSPEYTAQLQQKVGYLKQRFAEFSPPEWQVFASPEKHYRMRAEFRVWHDGNHISYAMFEPGQKAGSASSRRIDSLPAASAAINALMPRLLAAVQADPLLRERWYQCEFLSTLSGDMLVGMIYHKRLCGQWQAAAARLQRDLGIMIIGRSRGQKLVLAQDFVTERLHADERDWLYRQYEGGFSQPNALVCQKMLDWACSAAAGLGGDLLELYCGNGNFTLPLARYFRRVLATELSKTSVQAAQWNIEANGAANIRLARLSAEEFTQAYQGVRRFRRLQEQGIELADYAFSTVFVDPPRAGIDDATLRLLQNFSNIIYVSCNPETLHANLATLTQTHCIERAALFDQFPFTPHIESGVLLRRK encoded by the coding sequence ATGACCCAGCCCAGCCCTGAATACACCGCCCAGCTGCAACAAAAAGTAGGCTACCTGAAACAGCGTTTTGCCGAATTTTCCCCACCCGAATGGCAGGTGTTTGCTTCGCCTGAAAAACATTATCGGATGCGTGCCGAATTTCGGGTTTGGCACGATGGCAATCATATCAGCTATGCCATGTTCGAGCCCGGGCAGAAGGCTGGTTCGGCCTCGTCGCGCCGGATCGATTCCCTGCCTGCCGCGTCTGCTGCGATCAATGCCTTGATGCCTAGGCTGCTGGCCGCCGTGCAGGCCGATCCGCTGTTGCGGGAGCGGTGGTATCAGTGCGAATTTTTGTCTACCCTGAGCGGCGATATGCTGGTGGGCATGATTTACCACAAGCGGCTGTGCGGGCAATGGCAGGCTGCGGCGGCGCGTTTGCAGCGCGACTTGGGCATCATGATTATCGGCCGCAGCCGGGGGCAGAAGCTGGTGTTGGCGCAGGATTTCGTTACCGAACGCCTGCATGCCGACGAGCGCGATTGGCTCTACCGCCAATACGAAGGCGGCTTTAGCCAGCCCAATGCGCTGGTGTGCCAAAAAATGTTGGATTGGGCTTGCAGCGCGGCGGCGGGGTTGGGCGGCGATTTGCTGGAGCTCTATTGCGGCAACGGCAATTTCACCCTACCGCTGGCGCGTTATTTCCGCCGCGTGCTGGCCACGGAATTGTCGAAAACTTCGGTGCAGGCGGCGCAGTGGAATATAGAAGCCAACGGCGCAGCCAACATCCGCCTGGCGCGGCTCTCCGCCGAAGAGTTTACCCAGGCCTACCAGGGCGTGCGCCGTTTCCGCCGCTTGCAGGAGCAGGGCATCGAGCTGGCGGACTATGCCTTCTCTACCGTGTTTGTTGATCCGCCGCGCGCCGGCATAGACGATGCCACCTTGCGCCTGCTGCAGAATTTCAGCAACATCATCTATGTTTCCTGCAACCCGGAAACCCTGCACGCCAACCTTGCCACGCTCACGCAAACCCACTGCATCGAACGCGCCGCGCTGTTCGACCAATTCCCGTTTACGCCGCATATTGAGAGCGGGGTGTTGTTGCGGCGGAAATAA
- a CDS encoding RICIN domain-containing protein translates to MKIPLFLLALFALPACTYLDGPDGRFFSLDLPVETTHTVHKTVRVDAAPGTTVIMSESSPLDGYYRPVLNNGRRTLLRQAADNSCLGLERSGMPAYLVSQPCHGRNNQQFMFDGPRLNINGLCAEATGGAGSPVIATACQNSRSQHWVTEGSHIRSAANGLCLDGSGGTVSLQYCDNGMGQQFYR, encoded by the coding sequence ATGAAAATCCCGCTATTCCTGCTTGCCCTGTTCGCCCTCCCCGCCTGCACTTATCTCGACGGCCCAGACGGGCGGTTCTTCTCGCTCGATTTACCCGTGGAAACCACACACACCGTGCACAAAACCGTACGCGTGGATGCCGCCCCGGGCACCACCGTCATCATGAGCGAAAGCTCCCCGCTCGACGGCTACTACCGCCCCGTGCTCAACAACGGCCGCCGCACCCTGCTGCGCCAGGCCGCCGACAATTCCTGCCTCGGCCTCGAACGCAGCGGCATGCCCGCCTACCTGGTCAGCCAGCCCTGCCACGGGCGCAATAACCAACAATTCATGTTCGACGGCCCGCGCCTCAACATCAACGGCTTGTGTGCCGAAGCCACCGGCGGCGCCGGCAGTCCTGTCATCGCCACCGCCTGCCAAAACAGCCGCAGCCAGCATTGGGTTACCGAGGGCAGCCACATCCGCAGCGCCGCCAACGGCCTGTGCCTAGACGGCAGCGGCGGCACGGTGAGCCTGCAATATTGCGATAACGGGATGGGGCAGCAGTTTTACCGATAG
- a CDS encoding inositol monophosphatase family protein: MLNRLAELVREVAQTAVMPRFLNAAVSTKSDGTRLTEADLHAQALFAQKLPQIIDCPMLGEEMSADEQHAMWQYAATGLWVVDPIDGTNNFINGLPHFALSVAYIRHGRAQLGAIFHPMMQEMFTAERGHGAHLNGRPLPLRNTPKKLHESIAGVEVKYLRSGKLASRMQTLHPFGSQRSMGASTLDWCYLAAGRYDLYLHGGQKLWDYAAGTLIYEEAGGRLATLEGDDFWSGEHVFKRSVIAGLQPDLFERWLAWIRANQ, from the coding sequence TTGCTCAACCGTTTAGCAGAACTGGTTCGCGAAGTGGCACAAACCGCCGTGATGCCGCGTTTTCTCAACGCCGCCGTCAGCACCAAAAGCGACGGTACCCGCCTCACCGAAGCCGACCTGCACGCCCAAGCCCTATTTGCTCAAAAGCTGCCGCAAATCATCGACTGCCCGATGCTGGGCGAAGAAATGAGCGCCGACGAACAACACGCCATGTGGCAGTACGCCGCAACCGGGCTGTGGGTGGTCGACCCTATCGACGGCACCAACAACTTCATCAACGGCCTGCCGCACTTCGCCCTCTCCGTGGCCTACATCCGCCACGGCCGCGCCCAACTGGGCGCTATTTTCCACCCCATGATGCAGGAAATGTTCACTGCCGAACGCGGTCACGGCGCACACCTCAACGGCCGTCCCCTGCCCTTGCGTAACACACCGAAAAAACTGCATGAGTCCATTGCCGGCGTGGAAGTGAAATACCTGCGTTCAGGCAAACTCGCCAGCCGCATGCAAACCCTCCACCCCTTCGGCTCACAGCGCAGCATGGGCGCCAGCACGCTCGACTGGTGCTACCTCGCCGCCGGCCGCTACGACCTCTACCTACATGGCGGTCAAAAACTGTGGGACTATGCCGCCGGCACTCTGATTTACGAAGAAGCCGGCGGCCGCCTGGCCACGCTGGAAGGCGACGACTTCTGGAGCGGCGAACACGTTTTCAAACGCTCCGTCATCGCCGGCCTGCAGCCCGACCTGTTTGAGCGCTGGCTGGCCTGGATTCGGGCGAATCAGTAG
- the atpB gene encoding F0F1 ATP synthase subunit A, whose product MASESMSAADYIKHHLQSLTSLSDVGKGQGLQNIADFSFINLDSLFIAAFLAILGSLVMWYAARKATPGVPGRFQAAVEILFEFIDNLCKGMIHNEQSRKTVAPLGLALFVWIVLMNSMDFLPVDLLPWIWQRVTGNHHALLRVVPTADLNITLGMSIGVLLICFMFNIKLKGLGGWIHELFAAPFGIWLAPFNFVLNLVEFSSKTISHGMRLFGNMYAGELVFLLIAMLGGAWAMPGEAVTWVDPVLAFFHVLAGFVWAVFHILVIVLQAFIFVALAFVYIGQAHSSH is encoded by the coding sequence ATGGCTAGTGAGAGCATGAGTGCAGCCGACTACATCAAGCACCATTTGCAAAGCTTGACCAGTCTGTCGGATGTGGGCAAAGGACAGGGTCTGCAAAATATTGCCGACTTCTCATTTATAAACTTGGATTCCCTTTTTATTGCGGCCTTTTTGGCGATTCTCGGTTCGCTGGTGATGTGGTATGCTGCTCGCAAGGCTACGCCAGGTGTGCCGGGGCGTTTTCAGGCTGCCGTAGAGATCTTGTTCGAGTTTATCGATAATTTGTGCAAGGGCATGATTCACAACGAGCAATCGCGTAAAACAGTGGCGCCGCTGGGTTTGGCGCTGTTTGTTTGGATTGTGTTGATGAATAGCATGGACTTTTTGCCGGTGGATTTGTTGCCGTGGATTTGGCAGCGTGTAACCGGTAATCACCACGCCTTGCTGCGCGTGGTGCCGACTGCGGATTTGAATATTACTCTGGGTATGTCGATTGGTGTGCTGCTTATCTGCTTTATGTTCAATATCAAGCTTAAAGGCTTGGGTGGCTGGATTCACGAACTGTTCGCTGCGCCGTTCGGTATTTGGCTGGCTCCGTTCAATTTTGTTTTGAATCTGGTGGAGTTTTCGTCCAAAACTATTTCTCACGGTATGCGTCTGTTCGGTAATATGTATGCTGGTGAATTGGTGTTTTTGCTGATTGCTATGCTAGGCGGCGCTTGGGCAATGCCGGGTGAAGCAGTTACTTGGGTGGATCCCGTTTTGGCATTCTTCCATGTTTTGGCTGGATTTGTTTGGGCGGTGTTCCATATTTTGGTTATCGTGTTACAAGCATTTATTTTCGTTGCTTTGGCTTTTGTGTATATCGGCCAGGCGCATAGTTCTCATTAG
- a CDS encoding symmetrical bis(5'-nucleosyl)-tetraphosphatase has translation MAHYAIGDLQGCFAEFQTLLVHIGFNHGRDTLWLVGDIVNRGPQSLDCLRYIKQHENSIRTVLGNHDLHLLAIAYGHGKLKRSDTVGDILAAPDRQSLLDWLLHQPLMLQHGNNLIVHAGIWPQWKAETAQQRAVEAATALQSRPDWFFAHMYGNTPDSDCADNETERLRFATNVFTRMRALHRNGRMDFDYKATLPEMPSGLMPWFRAPNRQTLGYQTVFGHWSALGLYRGEQVCGIDTGALWGGRLTALDLDTQQIFQVASKQPKKFG, from the coding sequence ATGGCACACTACGCAATCGGCGACCTGCAAGGCTGTTTCGCCGAATTTCAAACCCTGCTGGTACACATCGGCTTCAACCACGGTCGCGATACCCTTTGGCTGGTGGGCGACATCGTCAACCGCGGCCCCCAATCCCTCGACTGCCTGCGCTACATCAAACAGCACGAAAACAGCATCCGAACCGTGCTCGGTAACCACGACCTGCACCTGCTCGCTATCGCCTATGGGCACGGCAAACTCAAGCGTAGCGACACTGTGGGCGACATTCTCGCCGCCCCCGATCGCCAATCACTGCTCGATTGGCTGCTGCACCAGCCCCTGATGCTGCAACACGGCAATAACCTGATCGTGCACGCCGGCATTTGGCCGCAATGGAAGGCCGAAACTGCACAGCAGCGTGCCGTCGAAGCGGCTACCGCCCTGCAAAGCCGCCCCGATTGGTTTTTTGCCCATATGTATGGCAACACGCCCGATAGCGACTGCGCCGATAACGAAACCGAACGCCTGCGCTTTGCCACCAATGTGTTCACCCGCATGCGCGCCCTGCACCGCAACGGCCGCATGGATTTCGACTACAAAGCCACTCTGCCCGAAATGCCCTCCGGTCTCATGCCCTGGTTTCGCGCGCCCAACCGGCAAACCCTTGGTTATCAAACTGTATTTGGCCATTGGTCGGCACTCGGCCTGTATCGCGGCGAGCAGGTATGCGGCATCGATACCGGCGCGCTGTGGGGCGGCCGGCTCACCGCACTGGATTTAGACACGCAGCAGATTTTTCAGGTAGCCTCCAAACAGCCCAAGAAGTTTGGTTAA
- a CDS encoding ATP synthase subunit I has protein sequence MAATIYLQLAITAILVAVFWVSSGVVAAKSAALGCLCYALPTILAVLVLRFFLKFPKWRGSAFWLGESLKIVLALVLMMLVFVFYRQRIVFVPFIVGLGAVSHAVLLIFWKAKKYG, from the coding sequence ATGGCGGCAACAATTTATCTCCAATTAGCAATCACGGCGATACTTGTTGCTGTTTTTTGGGTGTCTTCCGGTGTCGTTGCAGCAAAGTCAGCGGCGCTGGGTTGTTTGTGTTACGCCTTGCCCACCATCTTGGCAGTACTGGTTTTAAGGTTTTTCCTGAAGTTTCCGAAATGGCGCGGCAGCGCATTTTGGCTGGGAGAAAGTTTAAAAATAGTACTGGCGCTCGTGTTGATGATGCTGGTGTTCGTTTTTTATCGCCAACGCATCGTGTTCGTTCCGTTTATTGTCGGGTTGGGTGCGGTGAGTCATGCGGTGTTGTTGATATTTTGGAAAGCTAAGAAGTATGGCTAG
- a CDS encoding 16S rRNA (uracil(1498)-N(3))-methyltransferase: MPRFYVPQTFVAGEVLRLPENVCRHIQVLRLQAGAPLVLFDGQGQAAAAELLEIGRKQALVRVDKLLLESRESPLAVTLIQAVSASEKMDFAVQKGTELGVKRIVPAVSTRSNVRLSGERSEKKVRRWQEIAISACEQCGRNEVPPVVPIDDLPQVLAALPADSGVRLLLSPHDGVSLRSLPPAQSAVLLSGPEGGLTAEEEDLARSQGFQAVQLGARVLRTETAALAALAAMQALWGDF, from the coding sequence ATGCCGCGTTTTTATGTTCCGCAAACTTTTGTTGCCGGCGAGGTGCTGAGGCTACCTGAAAATGTGTGCCGGCATATCCAAGTACTGCGCTTGCAGGCGGGTGCACCGCTGGTGTTGTTTGACGGGCAGGGGCAGGCGGCGGCGGCAGAATTGCTGGAAATTGGGCGCAAACAGGCGCTGGTGCGGGTGGATAAGTTGCTCTTGGAATCGCGCGAATCGCCGCTGGCGGTTACGTTGATTCAGGCGGTATCGGCTTCGGAAAAGATGGATTTTGCGGTACAGAAGGGCACGGAATTGGGGGTGAAACGCATCGTGCCGGCGGTTTCCACGCGCTCGAATGTGCGGCTTTCGGGCGAGCGGTCGGAGAAAAAGGTGCGGCGCTGGCAGGAAATCGCTATCTCGGCCTGTGAGCAATGCGGGCGCAATGAGGTGCCGCCTGTGGTGCCGATTGACGATTTGCCGCAGGTGCTGGCTGCACTGCCGGCCGATTCGGGGGTGCGGCTGCTGCTGAGCCCGCACGATGGTGTGTCACTGCGCAGTCTGCCTCCGGCGCAAAGCGCGGTTTTGCTGAGTGGACCGGAAGGCGGGCTGACGGCGGAAGAAGAGGATTTGGCACGCTCGCAAGGGTTTCAGGCGGTGCAACTCGGTGCACGGGTATTGCGCACGGAAACGGCGGCGCTGGCGGCGCTGGCGGCGATGCAGGCCTTGTGGGGCGATTTTTAG
- a CDS encoding RidA family protein: MAKTIIHTNNAPAAIGAYSQAVRAGNTIYLSGQIPLVPATMQVVEGGFAEQTRQVFENLKAVIEAAGGSFDDVVKLNAYLTDLSNFAIFNQIMGEYCREPFPARAAVQVSALPKGVLVEVEGVVVLNA, translated from the coding sequence ATGGCCAAAACTATCATTCATACCAACAATGCCCCTGCCGCCATCGGTGCTTATTCCCAAGCCGTGCGTGCCGGCAATACTATCTATTTAAGCGGCCAGATTCCGCTGGTGCCTGCCACCATGCAGGTGGTGGAAGGCGGCTTTGCTGAGCAAACCCGCCAAGTGTTTGAAAACCTCAAAGCCGTGATTGAAGCCGCCGGCGGCAGTTTCGACGATGTGGTGAAACTCAACGCCTACCTCACCGACCTCTCCAACTTTGCTATCTTCAACCAAATCATGGGCGAATACTGCCGCGAACCCTTCCCCGCTCGTGCTGCCGTGCAGGTGTCCGCCCTGCCAAAAGGTGTGCTGGTGGAAGTGGAAGGTGTGGTGGTACTGAACGCTTAA
- a CDS encoding DUF4189 domain-containing protein, translating into MKQSMMNTAAGVLAAVLLGSAGLAYANPYPVGSQQWHNFNGIMQSEADRIQRERNAVRQQPTYSGPTAAEIRAWEQREAEVQAEIAELRRTPFWMALAWNFDKDTITWPGGYPSKERAIERAKQICNSSSCHVFATFSNSCAVVVKATDNPRDTNDLFVGINPDDEIAAQQAMRACQRVHGVTRSRCFYTGAHTGKGANGTAFCVGYDHSLYNQR; encoded by the coding sequence ATGAAGCAATCAATGATGAACACGGCAGCGGGCGTATTGGCGGCAGTGCTATTGGGCAGTGCGGGCTTGGCATATGCCAACCCCTATCCGGTTGGCTCGCAGCAATGGCACAACTTTAATGGCATCATGCAGTCGGAAGCAGATCGGATACAACGCGAGCGCAATGCCGTACGGCAACAGCCAACCTACTCCGGCCCCACCGCCGCCGAAATACGCGCCTGGGAGCAGCGTGAGGCGGAGGTGCAAGCCGAAATCGCGGAACTGCGCCGCACGCCGTTTTGGATGGCTTTGGCTTGGAATTTTGATAAAGATACCATCACATGGCCTGGAGGGTACCCTTCTAAAGAAAGAGCCATTGAACGCGCAAAACAAATATGTAATTCTTCCAGTTGTCATGTATTTGCCACTTTTAGCAACAGTTGCGCGGTTGTGGTGAAAGCAACGGACAATCCGCGAGATACAAACGACTTGTTCGTTGGTATCAATCCTGACGACGAAATAGCGGCACAACAAGCCATGCGGGCCTGCCAGCGGGTACATGGTGTTACAAGAAGCAGGTGTTTCTACACAGGCGCGCATACCGGCAAGGGCGCAAACGGCACGGCTTTCTGCGTGGGCTACGACCACAGTCTTTACAATCAGCGCTAA
- the ppk1 gene encoding polyphosphate kinase 1, which yields MPNQPTILCRELSLLAFNRRVLAQARDEGVPLLERLRFLCIVSSNLDEFFEVRMAWLKKESQLNPHALLDNGTTPAETMAAAAAEAKKLIQEQYELFNKELIPALRKEGIFFYPRHQWTDKQCAWVESYFDRELLPILTPLGLDPAHPFPRLLNKSLNFAVALSGKDAFGRASGMAVVQAPRILPRVVKLPDELGEGHGFVLLSSILHAYVHKLFPGMEVEGCYQFRLTRNSELTVDEEDLTNLRAAVQTELRGRQYGDEVRLEVADNCPPHVAGFLLTQCNLSPNELYQVVGPVNLVRLMAVPDMVDRADLKFPPFVPGLPKDVRKDQPMPEVLKQHDVLLHHPYQSIAPTVRFIQEAAADPDVVAIKMTIYRTGTHSDLARALIAAANAGKQVTVVVELMARFDEENNVNWARRLESAGAHVVYGVFGYKVHAKMALVIRREGGYLKRYAHLGTGNYHQGTSRIYTDFGLLTADEAITADVNAIFMEITGLGQPTRLNKLYQSPFTLSPMLLERIAAETAEARAGRPARIIVKMNSLIEPGIIRALYEASRAGVQIDLIVRGMCTLRPGVPGLSENIRVRSIIGRLLEHSRVFYFHSGGREELFIASADWMSRNFFRRIEICTPVENPALKQRIMREALTLALADNRKAWLMQPDGSYVRAVAQEGEEGLDMQETLLNEYRR from the coding sequence ATGCCGAACCAGCCTACCATCCTTTGCCGCGAACTGAGCCTGCTGGCGTTCAACCGCCGCGTGCTGGCGCAGGCACGGGACGAGGGCGTGCCGCTTTTGGAGCGGTTGCGCTTTTTGTGTATCGTTTCTTCCAATTTAGACGAATTTTTCGAAGTGCGCATGGCTTGGCTGAAGAAGGAAAGCCAGCTCAACCCGCACGCGCTTTTGGATAACGGCACCACGCCCGCCGAAACCATGGCTGCCGCTGCTGCTGAGGCCAAAAAATTAATTCAGGAGCAATATGAGCTGTTTAACAAAGAGCTGATTCCCGCGTTGCGCAAAGAGGGCATTTTCTTTTACCCGCGCCACCAGTGGACAGACAAACAGTGCGCCTGGGTTGAAAGCTATTTCGACCGCGAGCTGCTGCCCATCCTCACCCCGCTGGGGCTCGACCCGGCACACCCTTTCCCGCGCCTGCTCAACAAATCGCTCAACTTCGCGGTGGCGCTTTCCGGCAAAGACGCTTTCGGCCGCGCTTCCGGCATGGCCGTGGTGCAGGCGCCGCGCATTCTGCCGCGCGTGGTGAAGCTGCCCGACGAGCTTGGTGAAGGGCACGGCTTCGTGCTGCTTTCCTCCATTTTGCACGCTTATGTGCACAAACTCTTCCCCGGCATGGAGGTGGAAGGCTGCTACCAATTCCGCCTCACGCGCAACAGCGAGCTCACGGTGGACGAAGAAGACCTCACCAACTTGCGCGCCGCCGTGCAAACCGAGCTGCGCGGGCGGCAGTATGGCGACGAAGTGCGGCTGGAAGTGGCCGACAACTGTCCGCCGCATGTGGCTGGATTCCTGCTCACGCAATGCAATTTGAGCCCGAACGAGCTCTACCAAGTGGTTGGCCCCGTGAACCTGGTGCGGCTGATGGCTGTGCCCGATATGGTGGATCGTGCCGATTTGAAATTCCCGCCCTTCGTGCCCGGCCTGCCCAAAGATGTGCGCAAAGACCAGCCCATGCCTGAGGTGCTCAAACAGCATGACGTGCTGCTGCACCACCCCTACCAATCCATCGCCCCCACCGTGCGCTTCATCCAAGAAGCGGCTGCCGACCCGGATGTGGTGGCTATCAAGATGACGATCTACCGCACTGGCACCCATTCCGACCTTGCCCGCGCCCTGATTGCCGCCGCCAACGCGGGCAAACAGGTAACCGTGGTGGTGGAGCTGATGGCGCGGTTTGACGAAGAAAATAATGTCAACTGGGCGCGCCGCCTCGAAAGCGCCGGCGCACATGTGGTATACGGCGTGTTCGGCTACAAAGTGCACGCCAAAATGGCGCTGGTTATCCGCCGCGAAGGAGGCTACCTGAAACGCTACGCCCACCTCGGTACCGGCAACTACCACCAAGGCACCTCCCGCATCTACACCGACTTCGGCCTACTCACCGCCGATGAAGCCATCACCGCCGACGTGAACGCCATCTTTATGGAAATCACCGGCCTGGGCCAGCCCACGCGGCTTAACAAGCTTTATCAAAGCCCCTTCACCCTCAGCCCCATGCTGCTGGAGCGCATCGCCGCCGAAACCGCCGAAGCCCGCGCCGGCCGCCCCGCCCGCATCATTGTCAAGATGAATTCGCTGATCGAGCCCGGTATCATCCGCGCCCTGTATGAAGCTAGCCGGGCAGGCGTGCAAATAGATTTAATCGTGCGTGGCATGTGCACCCTGCGCCCCGGTGTGCCCGGTCTTTCCGAAAACATCCGCGTGCGCTCCATCATCGGCCGCCTGCTCGAACACTCCCGCGTGTTCTACTTCCACAGCGGCGGGCGCGAAGAGCTCTTCATTGCCAGCGCCGATTGGATGAGCCGCAACTTCTTCCGCCGCATTGAAATCTGCACTCCCGTGGAAAACCCGGCCCTCAAACAGCGCATCATGCGCGAAGCCCTCACCCTCGCCCTGGCCGACAACCGCAAAGCCTGGCTGATGCAGCCCGACGGCAGCTATGTTCGTGCCGTTGCGCAGGAAGGGGAAGAAGGGCTGGATATGCAGGAAACGCTGTTGAACGAATATCGGCGTTGA